The Syntrophorhabdales bacterium genome has a segment encoding these proteins:
- a CDS encoding GGDEF domain-containing protein: protein MYVICALTISLVLQLATLLFFRKLGLSTRKPVIWTAPALLVMAVPFAAAVFQSTGPGRVHIPLADLLSLLGCFFATLVSLALVPVAYLVIISRKTQNGHEKEIQASLQEEIAQRKNAEEQLRALSLTDELTGLYNRRGLLTMGEHQLKLARRNKRRLLLMYADLDNMKRINDKFGHMEGDAALIEAADILRQVFRESDIIARIGGDEFVILAVESDGSQSNAMINRIHQRCILANLRKARPYVLAMSAGSAEFDPGQPTTLEELVAQADRAMYAEKQKRQRRHSSKTPANQQAALDLAYGSDKIAS, encoded by the coding sequence ATGTACGTTATATGTGCGCTTACCATTAGCCTGGTGCTTCAGCTGGCAACCCTCCTGTTTTTTCGAAAGCTGGGTCTCTCTACCAGAAAACCTGTTATCTGGACCGCACCCGCTCTTCTGGTCATGGCCGTCCCGTTTGCAGCGGCGGTATTTCAGTCGACGGGGCCGGGAAGGGTTCATATACCACTTGCCGACCTTCTTTCCCTTCTCGGCTGCTTTTTCGCCACCCTCGTATCCCTTGCTTTAGTCCCGGTTGCCTATCTCGTGATCATATCACGAAAAACACAGAACGGACACGAGAAGGAGATACAGGCGTCACTCCAGGAGGAAATTGCGCAGCGCAAGAACGCTGAAGAGCAGCTTCGCGCGCTCTCTCTCACTGATGAGCTGACAGGGCTATACAACAGACGGGGTCTCCTGACCATGGGCGAGCATCAGCTCAAACTGGCACGCCGCAACAAGCGCCGACTGCTCCTGATGTACGCTGATCTGGATAATATGAAACGCATCAATGACAAATTCGGACACATGGAGGGTGACGCAGCATTGATTGAGGCCGCTGACATCCTAAGACAGGTCTTTCGGGAGTCTGACATCATCGCAAGGATCGGCGGCGATGAATTCGTCATCCTCGCGGTGGAGAGCGACGGCTCACAGTCCAATGCGATGATCAACCGTATCCATCAGAGATGCATACTGGCTAATCTCAGAAAAGCGCGCCCGTACGTCCTGGCCATGAGTGCCGGCTCTGCCGAGTTTGACCCCGGACAGCCCACAACGCTGGAAGAACTCGTGGCGCAGGCGGATCGCGCCATGTACGCCGAGAAACAGAAAAGGCAAAGACGCCATTCCTCTAAAACACCCGCGAATCAGCAGGCTGCGCTAGATCTTGCATACGGATCCGACAAAATCGCAAGTTGA